The proteins below are encoded in one region of Neisseria macacae ATCC 33926:
- a CDS encoding ABC transporter permease: MSVKPLSLNLINCFVLVVLFVVSLSVGVGNFRWADVFHWTLSDSTELMLVSRLPRTFAIVLAGASMAVAGMIMQILMRNRFVEPSMVGASQSAALGMLAMRLMFSNADIRVNMAFAAVAALAGMLVFMMLIRRLPPTAQLMVPLVGIIFGGVIEAVTTFIAYEFEMMQLLSVWQQGDFSGVLLGRYELLWLTGGLALAAYLIADQLTILGLGETVSVNLGLNRTVVLWVGLVIIAMITSLVLVTVGNIPFIGLVVPNIISRLMGDKLRQSLPAVALLGASLVLLCDILGRVIVFPFEIPVSTVFGVLGTVLFLWILLRKPAHVV, from the coding sequence ATGTCCGTCAAACCTTTATCTTTAAATTTAATCAACTGCTTTGTGCTGGTGGTGCTGTTTGTCGTCAGCCTGTCTGTGGGCGTCGGCAATTTCCGCTGGGCGGATGTGTTTCACTGGACATTGTCTGACAGCACGGAATTGATGCTGGTCAGCCGCCTGCCGCGCACGTTTGCGATTGTGCTGGCGGGAGCGTCGATGGCGGTGGCGGGGATGATTATGCAGATTTTGATGCGCAACCGTTTTGTCGAGCCGTCTATGGTGGGGGCGAGTCAGAGCGCGGCGTTGGGCATGTTGGCGATGAGGTTGATGTTTTCGAACGCCGACATAAGGGTAAATATGGCATTTGCTGCCGTGGCGGCGTTGGCGGGCATGCTGGTGTTTATGATGCTGATACGCCGTTTGCCGCCGACGGCGCAGTTGATGGTGCCGCTGGTGGGGATTATTTTTGGCGGCGTTATCGAGGCGGTGACGACGTTTATCGCGTATGAGTTTGAGATGATGCAGTTGTTGAGCGTGTGGCAGCAGGGCGATTTTTCGGGCGTGCTGTTGGGGCGTTACGAATTGCTGTGGCTGACGGGCGGCTTGGCGTTGGCGGCGTATTTGATTGCCGACCAGCTGACGATTTTGGGCTTGGGCGAGACGGTGAGCGTGAATCTGGGTCTGAACCGGACGGTGGTGTTGTGGGTAGGCTTGGTGATTATTGCGATGATTACGTCGCTGGTGTTGGTAACGGTCGGCAATATTCCGTTTATCGGGCTGGTCGTGCCGAACATCATCAGCCGCCTAATGGGCGACAAGCTGCGCCAAAGCCTGCCTGCGGTGGCTTTGCTCGGCGCGTCGCTGGTGCTTTTGTGCGATATTTTGGGACGCGTGATTGTGTTCCCGTTTGAGATTCCGGTCTCAACCGTGTTCGGTGTGTTGGGTACGGTGTTGTTCTTGTGGATTTTGTTGAGGAAGCCTGCCCATGTCGTCTGA